In Pedobacter heparinus DSM 2366, the following are encoded in one genomic region:
- a CDS encoding SDR family NAD(P)-dependent oxidoreductase — translation MIQMKTALITGATSGIGAACAHLFAAQGYNLILVARRAQLLADHAKHLEDKYAIEVKKIVADVRDFENLSYHLETLPAQWKKVNVLINNAGLSQGLEPINKGSVEDWDTMIDTNIKGLLYSTKIVSNWMVAEKSGHIINIGSIAGKDVYPNGNVYCATKHAVDALNKGMRIDLLPHGIKVTAIHPGLVETEFSIVRFKGDEGRAKKVYDGLEPLIADDIAEAIWFAVSRPAHVNINDMLIMPTAQANGTIIDRK, via the coding sequence ATGATACAGATGAAAACCGCATTAATTACCGGGGCAACTTCGGGTATCGGAGCCGCATGTGCCCATTTATTTGCCGCTCAGGGTTACAATTTAATTTTGGTAGCCCGGCGGGCGCAGCTGCTTGCAGATCATGCAAAGCATCTTGAAGATAAATATGCCATTGAAGTAAAAAAGATTGTGGCCGATGTAAGGGATTTTGAGAATCTGTCGTATCACCTTGAAACTTTACCCGCACAATGGAAAAAGGTAAACGTACTGATCAATAATGCCGGTTTGAGCCAGGGCCTGGAGCCCATCAATAAAGGAAGTGTGGAGGATTGGGATACCATGATTGATACCAATATTAAGGGCTTGCTTTATTCCACAAAGATCGTATCTAACTGGATGGTAGCTGAAAAAAGCGGGCACATTATAAATATTGGTTCTATTGCCGGTAAAGATGTGTATCCTAACGGGAACGTTTATTGTGCAACCAAACATGCCGTAGATGCATTGAATAAGGGGATGCGGATAGATTTATTGCCGCATGGTATCAAAGTTACTGCAATTCATCCGGGTCTGGTAGAAACAGAATTTTCTATTGTACGTTTTAAAGGAGATGAGGGAAGGGCCAAAAAAGTTTATGATGGTTTGGAGCCCTTAATTGCAGATGATATTGCGGAAGCGATATGGTTTGCGGTAAGCAGGCCGGCCCATGTAAACATAAATGATATGCTGATTATGCCAACTGCACAGGCAAATGGTACAATAATAGACAGGAAATAA
- a CDS encoding outer membrane beta-barrel protein — protein MLIKKIYLLLCCFLAFYSAKAQNWGGGVDDAGLHFGFTFQYIASEYKILKKENWRDPFIDPDTGLPVSGSLKSISSKSSPGFGIGFVVNQRINENADFRFTPSLVFNDRLAYYDFEGEETPIEKKVQATMVELPLSLKIKSDRRNNFRAYVIGGAKYAIDIASKKRSNDAPNAPMDKFLKNRKNFLSYEAGFGFDLYFEYFKMSPEIKLSYSFNDVLKNDPSPYSAPIDKLQLRHVTFSLFFE, from the coding sequence ATGCTGATAAAAAAAATATACCTGCTGCTTTGTTGCTTTTTAGCCTTTTATAGTGCTAAGGCCCAGAACTGGGGTGGGGGCGTAGATGACGCTGGTTTGCATTTCGGTTTTACTTTTCAATACATTGCTTCTGAGTATAAAATATTAAAGAAAGAAAACTGGCGTGACCCTTTTATTGATCCCGATACCGGATTGCCCGTATCAGGATCTTTAAAGTCGATCTCATCCAAATCTTCACCGGGCTTTGGAATTGGCTTTGTGGTAAACCAGCGCATCAATGAAAATGCCGACTTCAGGTTTACGCCGAGCCTGGTTTTTAACGACCGCCTGGCTTATTATGATTTTGAGGGAGAAGAGACGCCGATAGAAAAGAAGGTACAGGCTACAATGGTAGAACTGCCGCTTAGCCTTAAAATAAAATCTGACAGGAGAAATAATTTCCGGGCCTATGTAATTGGGGGAGCGAAATATGCTATAGACATTGCATCAAAGAAAAGGAGCAATGATGCACCGAATGCACCGATGGATAAATTTTTAAAGAACAGAAAAAACTTTTTGTCCTACGAGGCCGGCTTTGGTTTTGACCTGTACTTTGAATATTTCAAAATGTCGCCCGAAATTAAACTGTCCTATTCCTTTAACGATGTGCTGAAAAACGATCCAAGTCCTTATTCGGCACCAATTGATAAGCTCCAGTTGCGTCATGTGACTTTCAGTTTATTTTTTGAGTAA
- a CDS encoding DUF6089 family protein, with protein sequence MRYSPQLTCFLVLFGTVTAFAQTFELGVMAGGAGYMGDLNPDKPLKISWISAGAYAKLNLDPYWAVGLHYTYGKIRANDAFSENADFKNRNINFKTPLNEVSVQVDFNFLNYFAGGGTKKFTPYIFTGIGGVFYSPKGTYDDTEYNLRYYQTEGQAATYRNYALTIPYGVGIKVQMKENWGLFSQIGYRTAHTDYLDDVSGVYPDAAVWPDDGSRALRQHLSNPSVIPNYGAPGTQRGDFRKRDTYMFVGIGISYTFVSQKCYTF encoded by the coding sequence ATGCGTTACAGCCCACAACTGACTTGCTTTCTTGTCCTTTTTGGGACGGTGACGGCATTTGCCCAGACTTTCGAGCTTGGGGTAATGGCGGGTGGAGCAGGTTATATGGGCGATCTGAACCCGGATAAGCCATTAAAGATAAGCTGGATTTCGGCAGGGGCCTATGCCAAACTGAACCTTGACCCGTATTGGGCCGTAGGTTTGCATTATACTTATGGTAAGATCAGGGCCAATGATGCTTTTTCCGAAAATGCAGATTTTAAAAACCGGAACATTAATTTTAAGACCCCATTAAATGAGGTAAGTGTACAGGTTGATTTTAACTTTCTCAATTATTTTGCGGGTGGAGGAACAAAGAAGTTTACACCTTATATATTTACCGGGATAGGGGGTGTGTTTTATAGCCCAAAGGGTACTTATGACGATACTGAATACAATTTAAGGTATTATCAGACCGAGGGCCAGGCGGCAACTTACAGGAATTATGCATTAACCATTCCTTATGGTGTAGGGATAAAAGTACAGATGAAGGAGAACTGGGGATTGTTTTCGCAGATTGGATACCGGACAGCGCATACCGACTACCTGGATGATGTTAGTGGGGTGTATCCTGATGCTGCGGTATGGCCGGATGACGGATCAAGGGCCTTGCGGCAACACTTATCAAACCCCTCAGTTATACCAAATTATGGTGCTCCTGGTACCCAGCGGGGCGATTTTAGAAAAAGAGATACATATATGTTTGTAGGTATTGGCATATCTTATACCTTTGTGTCCCAAAAATGTTATACATTTTAA
- a CDS encoding CBS domain-containing protein has protein sequence MLATELISNSIPPLRTSDSAQKAMERMTEFKLSHLPIVNESQFLGLLAEDELIEVRDLGVPIGSLSLSLLNPFVYEDAHIYDIIRLLTQLNLSAVPVLDYKKNYLGLITINTLIASAASIFAVAAPGGIIVLEISNRNNSLAHMAQIVEADNAQILSSYVQSFPDSTKLEVTLKINKTELSGIIASFERYNYQVKAVFNSTKADDGTEDRFNSFMNYLNV, from the coding sequence ATGCTGGCAACCGAACTCATATCTAATTCAATACCACCGCTTAGGACTTCTGATTCAGCGCAGAAAGCTATGGAACGGATGACTGAGTTCAAACTTTCCCATCTGCCCATTGTAAACGAAAGCCAGTTTTTAGGATTGCTTGCAGAAGATGAACTGATAGAGGTTAGAGATTTGGGGGTGCCCATAGGGAGCCTTTCTTTGTCGCTCTTAAACCCTTTTGTTTATGAGGATGCACATATTTACGACATCATCAGGTTGCTGACCCAGTTGAACCTGTCAGCTGTTCCGGTATTGGACTACAAAAAGAATTACCTGGGCCTGATCACCATCAATACCCTGATTGCCTCTGCAGCCAGTATCTTTGCCGTTGCCGCACCAGGAGGGATTATTGTGTTGGAAATCAGTAACAGGAACAATTCTTTGGCCCATATGGCGCAAATTGTTGAGGCCGATAATGCACAGATCCTTTCTTCTTATGTGCAATCATTCCCCGATTCTACAAAACTTGAAGTTACCCTGAAAATTAATAAAACAGAATTGTCGGGCATTATTGCCTCTTTTGAACGGTATAATTATCAGGTGAAAGCCGTATTTAACAGTACAAAAGCAGATGACGGAACCGAAGACCGCTTCAATTCATTTATGAATTATTTAAACGTATAA
- the bamA gene encoding outer membrane protein assembly factor BamA, with protein sequence MKRIYQLILLLLIGLPTMAQITRPQSNPAAPTLKVKGLELDYFNPKEYIIGGTTLTGTQYLDKDVIITLSKLIKGERVILPGEATANAIKNLWAQGLFDDIQLDITKIVEDTVYFDIEVVERPRLSSFEFTGVSKSQKTDIIEKLGEKAGKAIINDNLYNSTTATIKKFLLEKGYFFTSVEYKTKPDPSQDNSVILQVAVNKGRKVKVHEINFTGNKDFSSAKLRKYLKKTKQQAFYKVFGSGKFNKEKYDEDKTKLIAKMHDKGYRDAVILKDSIYQYSDKAVGIKIDLFEGPKYYFGNITWVGNAKYNTDFLQRALGIEKGEVFSEEKLEKKLRGSANGDDVSSIYLNDGYLTFNVDPVQTKIYGDTVEMEMRIYEGPQYTNNRITVKGNTITNDRVVLREVRTKPGEKFSKDLLIRTVREIGQLGNFDESKTNPVPKPNPADGTVDIEYTVEEKPSDQIELSGGFGGGNIIGTLGLTFNNFSLRNLFNLSAYKPLPKGDGQKLSLRGQTNGKYYQSYSFSFSEPWLGGKKPISFGVSAFTSLQSNGGRSYYGTIDPSSSQYQKIRLNGVTVSLGRRLNFPDNYFQLTHAINVQQYILNNYPGFLFSTGTSYNLNLTQELSRDSRDSPIFPTGGSYFKFTVQATPPYSLLNNVNYATASDKQRYKFTEYHKWKFESQWFQRLAGKFVVKAQAQFGFLGSYNSAVGQSAFERFKLGGDGMQGFDFLQGSELIAMRGYANNSVIPVGANPNIAQQSGSPIFTKYVMELRYPVIASQQATAFLTAFAEGGNTWNKFADFNPFNVRRSAGFGAKIFLPIFGLLGIDWGYGFDKIPGSPDANKGQFHFSIAQQLGGFN encoded by the coding sequence ATGAAAAGAATATACCAACTTATATTATTGTTGTTGATTGGTTTACCAACAATGGCACAGATCACCCGCCCCCAGTCCAATCCTGCAGCTCCTACTTTAAAAGTAAAAGGACTTGAACTGGATTATTTTAACCCGAAAGAGTATATCATTGGTGGTACTACCCTAACAGGTACCCAATATCTGGATAAAGACGTGATCATTACCTTGTCAAAACTGATCAAAGGCGAAAGAGTTATACTTCCGGGTGAAGCTACGGCCAATGCAATCAAAAATCTTTGGGCCCAGGGGCTGTTTGATGATATTCAACTGGATATTACTAAAATAGTAGAAGATACCGTGTATTTTGATATTGAGGTAGTTGAGCGTCCGCGTCTCAGCTCTTTTGAATTTACAGGGGTAAGTAAATCCCAAAAAACGGATATCATTGAAAAACTAGGTGAAAAAGCAGGAAAAGCCATTATCAACGATAACCTGTATAACAGCACCACTGCTACAATTAAAAAGTTTTTGCTGGAAAAGGGGTATTTCTTTACCAGTGTTGAATACAAGACCAAGCCAGACCCCAGTCAGGACAACAGTGTAATATTACAGGTTGCCGTAAATAAGGGCAGGAAAGTTAAAGTCCACGAGATCAATTTTACAGGCAATAAGGATTTTTCTTCGGCCAAACTGCGTAAGTATCTGAAAAAAACAAAACAACAGGCTTTTTATAAGGTATTTGGTTCAGGAAAATTCAATAAAGAAAAATACGACGAAGATAAGACCAAGCTCATTGCTAAAATGCACGATAAGGGTTATCGGGATGCGGTAATTCTGAAAGACAGCATTTATCAGTACAGCGATAAAGCGGTGGGCATTAAGATCGATCTGTTTGAAGGACCTAAATATTATTTCGGGAACATTACCTGGGTAGGAAATGCAAAATACAATACCGACTTTTTACAAAGGGCTTTAGGCATTGAAAAGGGTGAGGTATTCAGCGAAGAGAAGTTAGAAAAAAAATTAAGGGGAAGTGCCAACGGGGATGACGTGTCCAGCATTTATTTGAATGATGGTTATTTAACATTTAACGTTGATCCGGTACAGACCAAAATTTATGGTGATACTGTTGAAATGGAGATGCGGATTTATGAAGGCCCACAGTACACCAATAACCGCATTACGGTTAAGGGGAACACGATTACAAATGACCGTGTTGTTTTACGTGAGGTGCGTACAAAACCGGGCGAGAAATTCTCTAAAGACCTGTTGATCCGGACAGTTCGTGAGATCGGTCAGCTGGGTAATTTTGATGAATCAAAAACCAATCCTGTACCGAAGCCAAACCCTGCAGATGGGACAGTGGATATTGAATATACGGTAGAAGAAAAACCTTCAGATCAGATTGAACTTTCGGGTGGTTTTGGTGGTGGTAACATCATCGGTACATTGGGTTTAACCTTCAACAACTTCTCCTTAAGAAACCTGTTTAATTTAAGTGCCTACAAACCTTTACCTAAAGGGGACGGACAAAAGCTAAGCTTGCGTGGGCAAACCAATGGTAAATACTACCAGTCGTATAGTTTCTCTTTCTCTGAACCATGGTTAGGTGGTAAAAAACCGATCAGCTTTGGGGTAAGTGCTTTTACTTCCTTACAGTCTAACGGAGGAAGAAGTTATTATGGTACAATTGATCCATCCAGCAGTCAGTACCAAAAGATTCGCCTGAATGGGGTTACAGTAAGTTTGGGAAGAAGACTGAACTTCCCGGATAACTATTTTCAGTTAACACATGCGATCAATGTACAGCAATATATCCTGAACAATTATCCAGGGTTCCTGTTTAGTACAGGTACTTCATACAACCTTAACCTTACACAGGAACTGAGCAGGGACTCAAGGGATTCCCCGATTTTCCCGACAGGTGGTTCTTATTTTAAATTTACGGTACAGGCTACACCGCCTTATTCTTTACTGAATAACGTAAATTATGCAACAGCATCTGATAAACAACGTTATAAATTTACGGAGTACCACAAATGGAAATTTGAATCGCAGTGGTTCCAGCGGTTAGCTGGTAAGTTTGTTGTGAAAGCACAAGCCCAGTTTGGGTTCCTGGGTTCGTATAACAGTGCGGTTGGACAATCGGCTTTTGAAAGGTTTAAACTTGGTGGAGATGGTATGCAGGGATTTGATTTCCTTCAGGGATCGGAGCTGATCGCTATGCGCGGATATGCCAATAACTCCGTAATACCGGTAGGTGCCAATCCTAATATTGCACAACAATCGGGTAGCCCTATATTTACCAAATATGTAATGGAGTTAAGATACCCGGTAATTGCAAGTCAGCAGGCTACGGCATTTTTAACGGCATTTGCCGAAGGTGGAAATACCTGGAATAAGTTTGCCGACTTTAATCCGTTTAACGTAAGACGCTCTGCAGGTTTTGGTGCAAAAATATTTTTACCGATATTTGGATTGCTGGGAATAGATTGGGGATATGGATTTGATAAGATTCCGGGTTCACCAGATGCCAACAAAGGACAGTTCCACTTTAGTATAGCACAGCAGCTTGGCGGATTTAATTAA
- a CDS encoding alpha/beta fold hydrolase: MTYEVIDEGGFKYIEAGKGETLVLLHGLMGELSNWEPVIDRFKENYHVLVPILPIYELPILTLGVRSLSKYINRFLKYKKVNQVVLIGNSLGGHVGLVFTIAHQENVKALVLTGSSGLYENAFGGSFPRRESYDYIREKVEFTFYDPATATKELVDEVYKTVNERSRVIRILALAKSAIRHNMSKDLSRITIPVSLIWGMQDKVTPPDVAEEFHELLPNSELNWVDKCGHAPMMERPEIFNEYLQTFLNRILLK; this comes from the coding sequence ATGACATACGAAGTAATAGACGAAGGTGGGTTTAAATATATAGAAGCCGGAAAAGGTGAAACCCTGGTATTACTTCATGGTTTAATGGGAGAATTGAGCAACTGGGAGCCGGTAATTGACCGTTTTAAAGAAAATTACCATGTTCTGGTGCCTATTTTGCCTATTTATGAGCTTCCTATCCTGACACTGGGGGTGAGAAGTTTGTCTAAATACATCAACAGATTTTTAAAATATAAGAAAGTTAACCAGGTGGTTCTGATTGGTAATTCCCTTGGTGGCCATGTGGGGCTGGTATTTACCATCGCGCATCAGGAAAATGTAAAGGCCCTGGTACTTACGGGCAGCTCTGGTTTATACGAAAATGCTTTTGGCGGTTCTTTTCCAAGAAGGGAAAGCTACGATTACATCCGTGAAAAGGTAGAGTTTACCTTTTATGATCCGGCAACGGCAACCAAGGAACTGGTAGACGAGGTATATAAAACGGTAAATGAACGTTCCAGGGTAATCCGGATTCTGGCCCTGGCCAAATCGGCCATAAGACACAATATGTCTAAAGATCTTTCGAGGATAACCATACCTGTTTCCTTAATATGGGGAATGCAGGATAAGGTAACCCCACCGGATGTGGCAGAAGAATTTCATGAGCTTTTACCCAATTCGGAACTGAACTGGGTAGATAAATGCGGACATGCCCCTATGATGGAGCGTCCGGAGATCTTTAATGAATACCTTCAAACTTTTTTAAACAGAATTTTACTTAAATAA
- a CDS encoding OmpH family outer membrane protein, whose amino-acid sequence MKKYILICILLFTGMGAFAQKFAYVDTEYILKHLPDYKSSLNQLNVLSQQWQRQVDNNFTEIDKMYKAYQADQVLLTDDMRKRRENDIIEKEKQAKEFQRKIFGPEGELFQARAKLLRPIQDGVTKAVAEVAKAKLLDFIFDKSSEATMMIYASSGYDVSNDVIKRLGYKPDSTIK is encoded by the coding sequence ATGAAAAAGTATATTTTAATTTGCATCTTGCTGTTTACAGGGATGGGTGCATTTGCACAAAAGTTTGCTTATGTTGATACAGAATATATTCTGAAACATTTACCTGATTATAAATCGTCATTAAATCAGTTAAATGTTTTGTCGCAACAATGGCAAAGACAAGTGGACAACAACTTTACTGAGATAGATAAAATGTATAAAGCCTATCAGGCAGATCAGGTGTTGCTGACTGATGATATGCGCAAAAGGAGAGAGAATGACATTATAGAAAAAGAAAAGCAGGCAAAAGAATTTCAACGCAAAATATTTGGTCCGGAAGGTGAATTGTTTCAGGCCCGTGCCAAATTGTTACGCCCTATCCAGGATGGCGTAACAAAGGCGGTAGCAGAAGTAGCAAAGGCCAAGCTCCTTGACTTTATTTTTGACAAGAGCAGCGAGGCTACGATGATGATCTATGCCAGCAGTGGTTATGATGTAAGTAACGATGTGATTAAAAGATTAGGCTATAAGCCAGATTCGACGATTAAATAA
- a CDS encoding OmpH family outer membrane protein, which produces MRKLINAFFLAAGLLFTANIANAQQKLAHLNSATIIEAMPEVKTARTALEAFQKTKQADIEKMISEYQTKLKAAQDKEKTMSEANKEAITKELQTMGAELQDLEKRIGDARQKAQQELETKNAELFNPIQVKADAAIKAVSKEKGFAYVFDTANQALIYWDGGDDITDLVKTKLGIAKTTAPAPKK; this is translated from the coding sequence ATGAGAAAGTTAATTAACGCATTTTTTTTAGCGGCAGGATTATTGTTTACTGCTAATATTGCAAATGCACAACAAAAATTGGCACATTTAAACTCTGCAACGATTATAGAGGCTATGCCAGAGGTTAAAACTGCACGTACTGCATTGGAAGCTTTTCAAAAAACAAAACAAGCCGATATCGAGAAAATGATCTCGGAATATCAGACTAAACTGAAAGCAGCACAGGACAAAGAGAAAACGATGAGTGAGGCTAACAAAGAAGCCATTACTAAAGAATTGCAGACGATGGGTGCTGAACTTCAGGATCTTGAAAAACGTATTGGCGATGCCAGACAAAAAGCACAGCAGGAACTGGAAACTAAAAATGCTGAGTTGTTTAACCCTATCCAGGTTAAGGCTGATGCAGCCATTAAAGCTGTTTCTAAAGAAAAAGGTTTTGCTTATGTATTTGATACAGCCAACCAGGCTTTAATTTACTGGGACGGCGGTGATGACATTACTGATCTTGTAAAAACTAAGTTAGGTATTGCTAAAACAACAGCACCTGCACCTAAAAAATAA
- a CDS encoding isoprenyl transferase translates to MGFKEQIDITRLPEHIAIIMDGNGRWAKNQGKFRAFGHESGVLSVKDIVEGCVDIGIKYLTVYAFSTENWNRPVEEVNALMELLITTINQETETLTKNNIRLNAIGDIASLPQKCIEDLKSAMDKTANNTHCTLTLALSYSAKWEIIEAAKKLAVQVKAGKIDIDEINEAHFSAQLTTINMPDPELMIRTSGEHRISNFLLWQMAYTELYFTDTLWPDFRREDLFEAIVDYQKRERRFGKISEQLN, encoded by the coding sequence ATGGGATTTAAAGAACAAATAGACATTACACGCTTACCAGAGCACATTGCCATTATCATGGATGGGAATGGAAGATGGGCAAAAAATCAAGGTAAATTCAGGGCTTTTGGTCATGAAAGCGGTGTGCTGTCTGTAAAGGATATCGTTGAAGGTTGTGTAGACATCGGGATCAAATACCTTACCGTTTACGCTTTTTCAACAGAGAACTGGAACAGGCCTGTTGAGGAAGTGAATGCATTGATGGAACTGCTGATCACAACGATCAATCAGGAAACGGAAACACTGACCAAAAACAACATCAGGCTGAATGCCATCGGAGATATTGCCTCGCTTCCTCAAAAATGTATTGAAGATTTGAAGAGCGCAATGGATAAGACGGCCAATAATACCCATTGTACCTTAACACTGGCTTTAAGTTACAGTGCCAAATGGGAAATTATTGAAGCTGCAAAGAAACTTGCGGTACAGGTAAAAGCCGGAAAAATAGATATTGATGAGATTAATGAAGCCCATTTTTCGGCCCAGTTGACCACCATAAATATGCCCGATCCTGAATTGATGATCAGGACCAGCGGTGAACATAGGATCAGTAATTTTTTATTGTGGCAAATGGCCTACACTGAATTGTATTTTACGGATACCCTGTGGCCAGACTTTAGAAGGGAAGACCTTTTTGAAGCGATTGTAGACTACCAGAAACGCGAACGCCGCTTTGGTAAAATTAGTGAACAATTGAACTAA
- a CDS encoding GatB/YqeY domain-containing protein produces the protein MISNTIDQEIKQAMLAKDQAKLRGLRAIKAALLLARTEKGTAEEITEETELKLLQKLIKQRKESADIYKQQGREDLSRVEEEEIEVISVFMPKQLGASEIEAIIAGLIKDSGAVSVKDMGKVMGLANKELAGKADGKLIAEIVKKQLA, from the coding sequence ATGATATCGAATACAATAGATCAGGAAATAAAACAAGCCATGCTGGCTAAAGACCAGGCCAAACTGCGGGGCTTAAGAGCGATAAAAGCAGCTTTGTTACTGGCCAGAACAGAAAAAGGGACGGCAGAGGAAATTACTGAGGAAACGGAACTGAAACTTTTACAAAAACTGATCAAACAAAGAAAAGAATCGGCCGATATTTATAAACAACAGGGCCGGGAAGACCTGAGCAGGGTAGAGGAAGAGGAAATAGAAGTGATCAGTGTATTTATGCCAAAGCAGCTTGGAGCGTCGGAAATTGAAGCGATTATTGCAGGGCTTATAAAAGATTCGGGTGCAGTTTCTGTTAAAGATATGGGTAAAGTAATGGGACTTGCCAACAAGGAGCTTGCCGGCAAAGCAGATGGGAAATTAATAGCTGAAATTGTAAAAAAGCAATTGGCATAA
- the ubiE gene encoding bifunctional demethylmenaquinone methyltransferase/2-methoxy-6-polyprenyl-1,4-benzoquinol methylase UbiE produces the protein MNENITPYQSQTATKKEQVASMFNNISGTYDFLNHFMSLGIDILWRKKAIRELRSIRPRVMLDVATGTGDFAFEAIKILQPEKIIGVDISEGMLDVARKKIQERNLQHVFSVQPGDSEGLQFNDDHFDAITVAFGVRNYENLEKGLADMYRVLKPGGKMVILEFSKPRAFPVKQGYNFYFKYITPLFGKLFSKDQRAYEYLPESVAAFPDGDDFLRLMDKIGFKETRDIRLTFGISAIYTGIK, from the coding sequence ATGAACGAAAACATTACACCTTATCAATCTCAAACTGCAACAAAGAAGGAGCAGGTAGCCAGTATGTTCAATAATATTTCGGGAACTTATGATTTTTTAAATCATTTTATGTCGCTCGGAATAGACATCCTTTGGCGTAAGAAAGCGATCAGAGAACTTAGATCCATTCGGCCGCGTGTAATGCTGGACGTAGCAACCGGTACCGGGGATTTTGCTTTTGAAGCGATAAAGATCCTGCAACCGGAGAAAATTATAGGTGTCGATATTTCGGAAGGCATGCTGGATGTGGCGCGAAAAAAAATACAGGAAAGGAATTTGCAACACGTTTTTTCTGTGCAACCCGGAGATTCTGAAGGCTTGCAGTTTAACGATGACCATTTTGATGCCATTACTGTGGCCTTTGGGGTAAGGAATTACGAAAACCTGGAGAAAGGGCTTGCTGATATGTACAGGGTTTTAAAACCGGGCGGTAAAATGGTGATCCTGGAATTTTCAAAACCAAGGGCTTTTCCTGTTAAACAGGGATACAATTTTTATTTTAAATACATTACCCCCTTATTTGGAAAGCTGTTTTCGAAAGATCAGCGTGCTTATGAGTACCTGCCGGAATCTGTAGCGGCATTTCCTGATGGTGATGATTTTCTTCGCCTGATGGATAAGATTGGTTTTAAAGAAACCAGGGACATCAGGCTTACTTTTGGAATAAGTGCAATATATACTGGTATTAAATAA
- a CDS encoding NAD kinase — translation MKIAIYGREFNNSVLPYVQEVFNVLEQYKSPILVYKKYLDFIKDKIKLPDHIKVFSSHTELPGQTDVLVSLGGDGTLLDTLALIRDSGIPVIGINFGRLGFLASINKDEIKKAIDALKNKEYSLDKRTLLSLASTYDLFGEANFALNDITIHRRDNSAMMIIHAYMNNEFVNSYWADGLIIATPTGSTAYSLSCGGPIIYPSSQNFVITPIAPHNLNVRPVIVPDDVSLTFEVEARSAKFLVSCDSRTETVDRSVKITLNKAKFHVNLIRLNNESYLTTLRNKLLWGIDTRNY, via the coding sequence ATGAAAATTGCTATCTACGGTAGAGAGTTCAATAATAGTGTATTGCCTTATGTACAGGAGGTTTTTAATGTTCTGGAACAGTATAAAAGCCCAATTCTTGTCTACAAAAAATACCTCGATTTTATAAAGGATAAGATTAAGCTCCCCGACCATATTAAGGTTTTTTCATCGCATACGGAATTGCCCGGACAGACTGACGTATTGGTCAGTTTAGGCGGGGACGGGACTTTGCTGGATACACTGGCGCTGATCCGTGATTCGGGTATACCTGTTATAGGTATCAATTTTGGCAGGCTTGGTTTCCTGGCCAGCATCAATAAAGATGAAATAAAAAAGGCAATTGATGCCTTAAAGAATAAAGAGTATTCACTTGATAAAAGAACCTTGCTAAGTTTAGCATCTACTTATGACCTTTTCGGAGAAGCGAATTTTGCGCTGAATGACATCACCATACACCGGAGAGATAATTCTGCGATGATGATCATCCATGCCTACATGAACAATGAGTTTGTGAACTCTTACTGGGCTGATGGATTAATTATTGCAACGCCGACAGGGTCGACAGCTTATTCTTTAAGCTGCGGCGGTCCTATTATTTATCCCAGCTCGCAGAACTTTGTGATTACCCCCATAGCCCCGCACAATTTAAATGTACGGCCGGTAATTGTTCCTGATGATGTGTCTTTAACCTTTGAGGTGGAAGCAAGAAGTGCAAAGTTCCTGGTGTCTTGTGATTCGCGCACAGAAACGGTAGACCGGTCTGTGAAAATAACTTTAAATAAGGCTAAATTTCATGTAAACCTGATCAGGCTCAATAATGAGAGCTACCTGACCACATTGCGGAATAAATTACTTTGGGGTATTGATACCCGGAATTATTAA